Part of the Sphingomonas sp. Leaf357 genome, CGGTGAAGCCATAGACGGCCACGGAGATCGCGCGGGACGGCAATGGCAGTTCGTTGAGCGCGACCTGCGTCGGGGTTTTCGCCGGAAAGATCGGCGATCGCGTCATTGCGGCGCGCGGCGCCATCGATGCGCAACCGGACAACGCGACAGCCAGCAAGGCTGCGACCAGCGTTCGAACCTGCATGACGGCTACTTGCCGGCCGGCGTGGCGACGAAGGTCGGGACGACGATCTGGGTCGAGACACCGTTCGGATCGACGATCACGATCGTGATGTCGGTCAGCCCGCGCGTGAAATTGACGGTGGTGCCGCCGAACGAGATCGTGCCCGATTGCTGCGGATTGTTGCCGAAGATCGCGTTGGAAACCTGTTGCGCGACCCCGGCCAGGATCGTGCTTTGCAATTGCGCGGCGAATTGTTGCGCCTGGGTGGGCGGTGTCGTCGTCGACGATTTCGGCAGGAACTGGTTCTGCGCGTTCGCAATCGCGAGCAATTGCGACGAATTGAACGGATTGCCGCCGAACGCCGGGTTGATCGGCGTGTAGACGAGTTGCTGCGCCGAGGCGCTGCCGGGTGCCCATGCCGCGATGCCCATGGCCAGGACGATCGGGCCCGCGCTGCGTGGCCACGATCGGACACCAG contains:
- a CDS encoding curli assembly protein CsgF; amino-acid sequence: MGIAAWAPGSASAQQLVYTPINPAFGGNPFNSSQLLAIANAQNQFLPKSSTTTPPTQAQQFAAQLQSTILAGVAQQVSNAIFGNNPQQSGTISFGGTTVNFTRGLTDITIVIVDPNGVSTQIVVPTFVATPAGK